A DNA window from Sediminitomix flava contains the following coding sequences:
- a CDS encoding SDR family NAD(P)-dependent oxidoreductase, whose product MNKIIMITGANAGIGKETARQLALKKETEKIYMACRNAEKANVAKKELEQATGRNIFEVLIMDVSTIDSVRKAVQQLNEPIDALIMNAGGTGGKNPSELTKEGVTAITASNLLGHVVLVDELLASDKLQNIALFASSEVARGVKRMGMKRPNLKTSSVEEFVTVFDGSWFGKGSDPMEVYGTVKYGGTLWMSSMARKYPHIKFISVSPGSTRGTEGFDDLPLLQRVMFKYVGMPIVMPLMGLSHSLEKGAKRFVDSISNPSLKNGSFYASKESVLTGPLVDQSPIFTDLKNEIYQDNADEAIHQFIRA is encoded by the coding sequence ATGAACAAAATAATAATGATTACGGGAGCCAATGCAGGAATTGGCAAAGAAACAGCCAGACAACTTGCATTGAAAAAAGAGACTGAGAAAATATATATGGCTTGTCGCAATGCTGAAAAAGCGAATGTGGCAAAGAAAGAATTGGAACAAGCTACAGGTCGAAATATTTTCGAGGTCTTGATCATGGATGTTTCAACGATTGATTCGGTCAGAAAAGCTGTACAGCAATTGAATGAACCCATTGATGCCTTGATTATGAATGCAGGAGGAACGGGAGGGAAAAACCCTTCAGAATTGACAAAAGAAGGGGTGACAGCTATAACGGCATCAAACCTACTAGGACATGTGGTTTTGGTAGACGAATTACTAGCTTCAGATAAACTTCAAAATATAGCTCTTTTTGCAAGTTCAGAAGTGGCTAGAGGGGTAAAGAGAATGGGAATGAAAAGACCGAATTTGAAAACGTCATCGGTAGAAGAATTTGTGACAGTATTTGACGGATCTTGGTTTGGGAAAGGTTCAGACCCAATGGAGGTTTATGGGACTGTAAAATATGGTGGAACACTTTGGATGTCTTCTATGGCTAGGAAATATCCTCATATCAAGTTTATAAGTGTAAGTCCGGGAAGTACAAGAGGTACAGAAGGATTTGATGACTTGCCACTGTTACAGCGTGTGATGTTCAAGTATGTTGGGATGCCAATTGTAATGCCGCTTATGGGGCTTTCGCATAGTTTGGAAAAAGGAGCAAAGAGATTTGTAGATAGTATCAGTAATCCATCGTTGAAAAATGGGAGTTTTTATGCCAGTAAAGAGAGTGTACTGACAGGTCCTTTAGTAGATCAGTCTCCTATTTTTACAGATTTGAAAAATGAAATCTATCAAGATAATGCAGATGAAGCAATTCATCAGTTTATCAGAGCATAA
- a CDS encoding DUF4345 domain-containing protein translates to MKKSKVLTTYLIISGLLLTFIGGATLANPIAMKASAGIDISQNISVINDVRAASALFLAVALLTIIGAFRTKLTYTSNLVVSLLFLSLGLGRLISILSDGIPVDGLVKATGLEFILGIIGVFLFQKYKSVSN, encoded by the coding sequence ATGAAAAAATCTAAAGTACTCACTACTTATCTTATTATTTCTGGTTTGTTGCTCACTTTTATCGGAGGAGCAACCTTGGCAAACCCAATTGCCATGAAAGCCAGTGCAGGTATTGATATTTCACAAAACATCAGTGTCATCAACGATGTCCGTGCCGCAAGTGCCCTATTCTTGGCAGTGGCATTATTGACCATCATCGGAGCTTTTAGAACCAAACTTACTTACACCTCCAATTTGGTGGTTTCCCTCTTATTCCTTTCGCTTGGTTTAGGTCGTCTGATCAGTATTCTTTCAGATGGAATACCTGTAGATGGACTAGTCAAAGCTACAGGATTAGAATTCATACTCGGCATCATCGGTGTATTTCTTTTCCAAAAGTACAAAAGCGTATCCAACTAA
- a CDS encoding helix-turn-helix domain-containing protein: MEFKEQVITYKDKIVFIKLSMPNFNRTLKQYVEDEACFMFVNKGEVGVRSQDDYLKLNKDVGMLAKCLNYFFEPSNNKQVCDEGIESVGVFLYPSLVKDLFEFDLSTSNYNVPYNLKQVQIDRLLENYKESINILLDNPELADESIIKTKLKEFVLLVSKSSEAPSQLDFLAALFKPNEVAFKTTIQHNLYADLSLTELAALCHLSLSSFKRKFKEVFGESPKRYIAKKKVEKAATLLKANDLRVSDIAYEVGFDSMATFSRNFTNTYGVSPSEYRVS; this comes from the coding sequence ATGGAGTTTAAAGAACAGGTTATTACATATAAAGATAAAATCGTTTTCATAAAGCTTTCGATGCCAAATTTTAATCGAACACTAAAGCAGTATGTAGAAGATGAAGCCTGTTTTATGTTTGTCAACAAAGGAGAGGTTGGCGTACGTTCTCAAGACGATTATCTGAAGTTGAATAAAGACGTAGGGATGTTGGCAAAATGCCTAAACTACTTTTTTGAGCCTAGTAACAATAAACAGGTTTGTGATGAAGGTATTGAATCTGTAGGCGTATTTCTTTATCCTTCTTTGGTAAAAGACCTATTCGAGTTCGATCTTTCTACTTCCAATTACAATGTGCCTTATAACCTTAAGCAAGTACAGATAGATCGCTTACTCGAAAACTATAAAGAGAGTATCAATATTTTGCTCGATAATCCAGAACTAGCCGATGAGAGTATCATAAAGACTAAGCTGAAAGAGTTTGTGCTTTTGGTGTCTAAGTCTTCGGAAGCTCCTTCCCAACTCGATTTTTTGGCAGCATTGTTTAAACCCAACGAAGTAGCATTCAAAACGACTATTCAGCATAATTTATACGCAGACCTTTCTCTGACCGAATTGGCTGCACTTTGTCATCTGAGTCTTTCTTCTTTCAAGAGAAAGTTCAAGGAAGTCTTTGGAGAAAGCCCCAAACGCTATATAGCCAAAAAGAAAGTGGAAAAAGCTGCGACTCTACTAAAAGCAAATGACCTCAGAGTTTCAGATATCGCCTATGAGGTGGGCTTTGATTCTATGGCTACTTTTAGCCGAAACTTCACAAATACCTATGGCGTTTCCCCTTCCGAATACCGTGTGAGCTAA
- a CDS encoding carbohydrate kinase family protein, protein MNKQFLVLGFGEILWDILPNGKQLGGAPANFAFHCNQQGMNGIPVSAVGKDELGDEILKLLKAKNIDRKAIRVLEDKATSTVDVVVDKAGKPTYQIHENVAWDYLQPNSDLETFFSTADAICFGTLAQRSDITQQTLFQLFAKVKQEALVVFDINLRQQYYSLETIEKSLQFANVFKLNDEELIVLKDLLVLKGDTEEAQLKELLDTFNLKYIALTKGAEGSLIMSSSETTTLATPKVKVVDTVGAGDSFTATMVAGILKGEAQKVFHEKAVKISAMVCEHHGAMPDLRN, encoded by the coding sequence ATGAACAAGCAATTTTTAGTCCTCGGATTCGGAGAAATACTTTGGGATATACTTCCAAACGGTAAGCAGTTAGGAGGTGCACCTGCCAATTTTGCATTTCATTGTAATCAACAAGGCATGAACGGAATCCCTGTGAGTGCTGTTGGAAAAGATGAGCTTGGCGATGAGATTCTGAAACTCTTAAAAGCTAAAAATATAGATAGAAAGGCGATTAGGGTTCTGGAAGACAAAGCAACAAGTACTGTTGATGTAGTTGTGGATAAGGCAGGGAAACCGACTTATCAAATTCATGAAAATGTAGCTTGGGATTATTTGCAACCTAATTCAGACTTAGAAACTTTCTTTTCCACTGCAGATGCGATTTGTTTTGGAACGCTAGCTCAAAGGAGTGACATAACACAGCAAACACTTTTTCAGCTATTCGCTAAAGTAAAACAAGAGGCTTTAGTTGTTTTTGATATCAACCTCAGGCAGCAGTATTACTCTTTAGAAACTATTGAGAAATCACTTCAATTCGCAAATGTATTTAAGCTGAATGATGAAGAACTGATTGTACTGAAAGACCTACTTGTTCTAAAAGGAGATACAGAAGAAGCGCAGCTCAAAGAACTCCTAGACACTTTTAATCTGAAATATATCGCACTCACCAAAGGAGCAGAAGGAAGTCTGATTATGAGTTCTTCTGAAACAACAACATTAGCAACTCCGAAAGTAAAAGTAGTAGACACCGTAGGAGCAGGAGACTCTTTTACAGCCACTATGGTTGCTGGGATATTGAAAGGAGAAGCCCAAAAGGTATTTCATGAGAAAGCCGTAAAAATATCAGCTATGGTTTGTGAGCATCATGGGGCAATGCCTGATTTAAGGAATTAG
- a CDS encoding family 20 glycosylhydrolase, whose product MRNIKYKVILLFVLIGLKGFAQEVPETNQSEVMPVPKEISFTGEKFRLTTDFSISLQGEFDERLYKGTDRFLRNLDKRTGLFFFQNKIDSKDIHDKAPFVLTSERKGELKVNEEEAYRLEVSASKIQLTATNDLGLLRGLETLLQTLKVDEKGYYFPGVVVTDSPRFTWRGLMIDVSRHFLPLEVIKRNIDGMAAVKLNVLHLHLTDDHGFRVESKVYPKLHEIGGDGKYFTQKEIREIVKYANDRGIRVVPEFDVPGHATAILAAYPELASHKEQYIQPFLQDLFKHRMTEDGSYRLADRSGIFDATLDPTKEETYVFLEALFTEMAGLFPDEYFHIGGDENEAHQWDENEDIVAFKEKHGYDNHQLQGYFNRRLLEFITPLGKQMMGWDEILQPDLPTKAVIQSWRGQESLYKAAEKGYQVVLSNGYYIDLMRSVDHHYSIDPLGNKPETLSEAAKEKVLGGEATLWSELVTPQTVDSRIWPRMAAIAERYWSAEALLDPNTIHERLEVVSRRLEEVGLTHMTNREALLRNLANGYEVEPLRTLVDVCEPMKGYTRNKNGALYEFHFAFTKFADVTIADAPAARKFNKLVDQYLATGEGAEDVKSTLSTWATNHAALQQLIVNSPILKEIEALSANFSKTSQRVLEVLNSEEKISYEDYQALRASLEEARKEGGRTELQVVDAFDKLLKSKVAYISASKTTKRVRVDGNLKEWANSSWDYFVNRHAYGQDSCKFALQWDSKYLYLAFEVEDTDLQAEKKQRDEEGLHLDDGIEFLLDPNFERSAEWQADDIAYHVNAANIIYDEKGNKDGVFNKSWNGKARTAVKLQGTLNNMNDTDKGYTVEVAIPWTEIGTQPSKDLQIGINVCINDSNKDTKAYEYYDYMYLNVFHTPSGFAELKLFE is encoded by the coding sequence ATGAGAAACATTAAATATAAGGTCATTCTACTTTTTGTCTTGATCGGTTTGAAGGGTTTCGCTCAAGAAGTACCTGAAACGAATCAGTCAGAAGTAATGCCCGTACCTAAGGAAATTTCTTTTACAGGAGAGAAATTCAGACTCACGACAGACTTTAGCATCAGTCTTCAAGGGGAATTTGATGAAAGATTATATAAAGGAACAGACCGTTTTTTGAGAAACTTGGATAAACGCACAGGTTTATTCTTTTTCCAAAATAAAATTGACTCAAAAGATATTCATGACAAGGCGCCTTTCGTACTGACGAGTGAGCGAAAAGGGGAGCTTAAAGTAAATGAGGAAGAGGCTTACCGATTGGAAGTAAGTGCTTCAAAAATACAACTGACAGCAACAAACGATTTGGGTCTTCTCCGTGGTTTGGAGACATTGTTACAGACCTTAAAGGTAGATGAAAAGGGGTATTACTTTCCAGGGGTAGTTGTGACTGATTCACCTAGATTCACATGGAGAGGCTTAATGATAGATGTGTCTAGGCACTTCTTACCTTTGGAAGTAATCAAACGAAACATTGACGGTATGGCAGCGGTCAAACTGAATGTGTTGCACCTTCATCTTACAGACGATCATGGCTTTAGGGTAGAAAGTAAAGTTTATCCGAAGCTTCACGAAATAGGAGGAGATGGTAAATACTTTACACAGAAGGAGATTCGTGAGATCGTAAAATATGCCAATGACCGAGGAATTCGAGTAGTACCAGAGTTTGATGTTCCTGGTCATGCAACAGCAATTTTGGCGGCATATCCTGAATTGGCTTCACACAAAGAACAATATATACAACCATTCTTACAGGACTTATTTAAGCACAGAATGACAGAAGATGGTTCTTACCGTTTGGCAGATCGTTCTGGGATTTTTGATGCGACTTTAGACCCAACAAAAGAAGAGACTTACGTTTTCTTGGAGGCTCTTTTCACAGAAATGGCAGGGCTTTTCCCAGATGAATATTTCCATATTGGTGGAGATGAAAATGAAGCACATCAGTGGGATGAAAACGAGGACATCGTTGCATTTAAAGAAAAGCATGGGTACGACAATCACCAACTACAGGGGTATTTTAACAGAAGGTTGCTAGAGTTTATCACACCTTTGGGAAAACAAATGATGGGCTGGGATGAAATCCTTCAACCAGACTTACCAACAAAAGCAGTAATTCAATCTTGGAGAGGACAAGAATCGCTTTACAAAGCTGCTGAAAAAGGATATCAGGTAGTACTTTCAAATGGGTATTACATTGATTTGATGCGTTCGGTAGATCATCACTACAGCATCGATCCGCTAGGAAATAAACCAGAAACACTTTCTGAAGCAGCAAAGGAAAAAGTATTGGGCGGAGAGGCTACACTATGGTCTGAATTGGTAACACCACAAACTGTAGACTCAAGAATTTGGCCACGTATGGCTGCTATTGCAGAACGATATTGGTCGGCAGAGGCTTTACTAGACCCAAATACAATTCATGAACGCTTAGAAGTTGTGAGCAGAAGATTGGAAGAAGTAGGACTTACGCACATGACGAACAGAGAGGCTTTGCTCCGCAATTTGGCAAATGGTTATGAGGTGGAGCCACTAAGAACATTAGTTGATGTTTGTGAGCCAATGAAAGGTTATACACGAAACAAAAATGGCGCTTTATATGAATTCCATTTTGCTTTCACAAAGTTTGCTGATGTAACTATTGCCGATGCTCCTGCAGCGAGAAAGTTCAACAAATTGGTAGATCAGTATTTAGCAACTGGCGAAGGTGCTGAAGATGTAAAATCAACTTTAAGCACTTGGGCTACAAATCATGCAGCTTTGCAACAGCTGATTGTAAACTCACCGATTCTGAAAGAGATCGAGGCATTGTCTGCAAACTTCTCAAAAACATCTCAGCGTGTATTGGAAGTACTTAATTCAGAGGAAAAAATCTCTTATGAAGACTACCAAGCTTTGAGAGCAAGTTTGGAAGAAGCAAGAAAGGAAGGAGGAAGAACAGAGCTTCAAGTAGTTGATGCTTTTGACAAATTGTTGAAGTCGAAAGTAGCGTATATTTCAGCATCAAAGACAACAAAACGTGTTCGAGTAGATGGGAACTTGAAAGAATGGGCAAACAGTTCATGGGATTATTTTGTGAACAGACACGCTTATGGGCAAGACTCATGTAAGTTTGCTTTACAGTGGGATTCGAAATACTTGTATTTGGCATTTGAAGTAGAAGATACAGATTTACAAGCAGAGAAAAAGCAAAGAGATGAAGAAGGCCTGCACCTAGATGACGGTATTGAATTCTTGCTTGATCCTAACTTTGAGCGTTCGGCAGAGTGGCAAGCAGATGATATAGCCTATCACGTAAATGCTGCCAACATCATTTATGATGAGAAAGGAAATAAAGATGGTGTATTCAATAAATCTTGGAATGGCAAAGCACGCACAGCGGTAAAATTGCAAGGCACATTGAATAACATGAACGATACTGATAAAGGGTATACGGTAGAGGTTGCTATCCCTTGGACAGAAATTGGGACTCAGCCGTCCAAGGATTTACAAATCGGAATTAATGTGTGTATTAATGATTCGAATAAGGACACAAAAGCTTACGAATACTATGACTATATGTATCTGAATGTGTTCCATACACCTTCAGGTTTCGCTGAGCTAAAATTATTCGAATAG
- a CDS encoding RagB/SusD family nutrient uptake outer membrane protein → MRKLFNKYILPATVAMGMFASACTDNFEEINDDPNLISDEILEGDYQFVMAFYPQLARSIYFNFDNSNWRWQVQQNLNGDVFSGYMAPPTPFAANNNATHYALIWNSWPFSIAYTNVMGPANEIERNKDIINPKLYAVSLVLKVMGMHRVTDIYGPIPYSEFGSSDFAIGYDSQEEVYTAFFNELNEAIATLEADQSEIPAFSSVDDLYAGNFTQWLKFANTLKLRLAMRISNVDPATAKVQAEAAIASGTFVAGDIAQVNSDIIHPLATVAHGWGDIKIGASIESIMKGLNDPRLSVFFSPSTLEGHEGEYLGIRQGVDLPDKDGSPYTQYSTVNEAYVNANSSILLMTGAEAFFLKSEAALKGWNAGGSAKELYEAGVTESLAQHGQTAAASAYLADDTSTPSDYVDPSQADGAYDIAAVSSVTVAWDDAFTAEQQLEQIITQKWIAGFPEGMEAWAEVRRTGYPKIFPVKYNKSGGSIPDGTFINRLPYPDSEAGNNPEGYAEAVQKLGGEDTGGTPLWWQSK, encoded by the coding sequence ATGAGAAAATTATTTAATAAATATATTCTACCTGCAACAGTAGCCATGGGCATGTTTGCAAGTGCTTGTACAGATAATTTTGAAGAGATCAACGACGATCCAAACTTAATTTCTGATGAGATTCTTGAAGGAGATTACCAATTTGTAATGGCTTTCTATCCTCAATTGGCTAGGTCAATTTATTTTAACTTTGACAATTCTAACTGGAGATGGCAAGTACAGCAAAACCTGAACGGAGATGTATTCTCTGGGTATATGGCACCTCCTACACCTTTTGCAGCCAATAATAATGCAACTCACTATGCATTGATTTGGAACAGCTGGCCATTTAGCATTGCTTATACCAATGTGATGGGACCTGCAAATGAGATTGAAAGAAATAAAGATATCATCAACCCTAAGCTTTATGCGGTTTCTTTAGTGCTTAAAGTAATGGGAATGCACCGAGTAACTGATATCTATGGTCCAATCCCTTATTCAGAATTTGGTAGTTCAGATTTTGCTATTGGTTACGACTCTCAAGAAGAAGTATATACTGCGTTCTTTAATGAGCTAAACGAAGCTATTGCAACATTGGAGGCAGATCAAAGTGAAATTCCTGCTTTCTCAAGTGTAGATGATCTTTATGCAGGTAACTTTACACAATGGTTGAAATTTGCCAATACCTTGAAGTTACGTTTGGCAATGCGTATTTCAAATGTTGACCCTGCAACAGCTAAAGTTCAAGCAGAAGCAGCAATTGCTTCAGGTACTTTTGTGGCAGGTGATATCGCACAAGTAAATTCTGATATTATTCACCCTCTAGCTACTGTAGCACACGGATGGGGTGATATCAAAATAGGTGCGTCTATCGAATCAATCATGAAAGGATTGAATGACCCTCGTTTATCTGTGTTTTTCTCACCTTCAACATTGGAAGGTCATGAAGGAGAGTATTTAGGTATTCGTCAAGGGGTTGATTTACCAGATAAAGATGGTAGCCCATATACACAATACTCAACAGTAAATGAGGCGTATGTAAATGCTAATTCTTCTATCTTGTTAATGACAGGAGCTGAAGCATTTTTCTTGAAATCGGAAGCTGCTTTGAAAGGATGGAATGCAGGTGGATCAGCAAAAGAATTGTATGAAGCTGGTGTGACAGAGTCTTTAGCTCAACACGGTCAGACTGCGGCAGCAAGTGCTTATCTAGCTGATGATACTTCGACACCTTCTGATTATGTAGATCCTAGTCAAGCAGACGGTGCTTATGACATTGCAGCGGTAAGTAGTGTGACTGTTGCTTGGGATGATGCGTTTACAGCAGAGCAACAATTGGAGCAGATCATTACTCAAAAGTGGATTGCAGGGTTCCCTGAAGGTATGGAAGCTTGGGCTGAAGTAAGAAGAACAGGTTACCCTAAAATTTTTCCAGTGAAATATAACAAGAGTGGTGGATCAATTCCTGATGGAACATTCATCAATCGTTTACCTTACCCTGATTCTGAAGCAGGTAATAACCCAGAAGGTTATGCTGAAGCAGTTCAAAAATTAGGTGGTGAGGATACTGGAGGAACTCCACTTTGGTGGCAAAGTAAATAA
- a CDS encoding carboxypeptidase-like regulatory domain-containing protein, giving the protein MDFKKLLVVLTSIFMLTTGALLGQERTVSGVVTSQVDNLPLPGVNVLVKGTSVGAVTDFNGKYKLSLDATDVVLVFSSIGFTTQEITVGNQTEINVSLSEDAEQLEEVVVTALGVERSAESLTYSTQQVTGSELTQVKDANMMNSLTGKVAGLQISKSGAGAGGSVKVNLRGNRSIAGNNSPLYVVDGIPMGGSGATQANSLEDPGRDGGDGISNLNPEDIESINVLRGAAASALYGSRAANGVILITTKKGVAGFSKVTFSSNFTAESILKAPEMQTKYAADGSAAASDPLTLDNFFGTGTNFVNSLSLTHGGEKSQHYFSYANTSATGILPTNTFSKHNFTFRQTASMFDDKLEVNGSVNYLSQKGHNRPTVGTPMNAIASAMLSPRAESQSNMENNYEVFSEARNLNVQNWGYNDTQYLTDNPYWVLNRNTVDEGRERYIVNGSAKYNFAEGIWAQARINLDNSTDVWEKKAYAGTNLTTVGENGGYYRDDYNNRQVYADALFNITKQFGDVSFTGLAGLSILDQRNDLKRVDTGRGTLLFANYFSPAGLDGQKVQYSEFNKQVQSVFGSAQFGYKDMLFLDLTARNDWSSTLQDGNNSYLYPSVGLSSVLNNMFELPEAISLAKVRAAYTVLGNDVAIGATNVRHRINPYTGVLERASIGPSEDGLKPEQSSSLEIGGELGLFNDRIYVDVNYYKTNTTNQMLLVDAPAGSSYDFVRVNAGNIENSGIEVMLTAMPVATSDFTWSTTVNFSKNKNEVIELFSDDKERIEWLTDGNNAAYSLGLKEGGSFGDIYGFDFKRTESGEIEVDENGNPQRGTERVKLGNSNPDFLLGWSNSLKYKNFNLNILIDARIGGEIMSFTQSFMDARKTSQAWADAIDKGTVTVEGKTFDAQGYYDVVSGRDGISSQYIYDATNIRLREVSFGYTFPNKLAIFEDVSLSVVGRNLFFFMNDAPSDPEVIPSAGNGMQGLDYFGIPATRSVGASLRMSF; this is encoded by the coding sequence ATGGATTTTAAAAAACTACTTGTTGTTTTAACTTCGATTTTCATGCTAACCACTGGGGCGCTTCTAGGGCAAGAGCGTACAGTCTCAGGGGTAGTAACTAGTCAGGTAGATAATTTGCCACTGCCTGGTGTCAACGTATTAGTAAAAGGTACTTCAGTTGGTGCCGTAACTGACTTCAACGGTAAATACAAACTTTCATTAGATGCTACTGATGTTGTTCTAGTTTTTTCATCTATTGGTTTCACGACCCAAGAAATTACAGTAGGTAATCAAACAGAGATCAATGTAAGCTTATCTGAAGATGCTGAACAACTTGAAGAAGTTGTGGTGACAGCTCTTGGTGTAGAAAGAAGTGCTGAGAGTTTAACTTATTCTACTCAGCAAGTTACAGGTTCTGAACTTACTCAAGTGAAGGATGCGAACATGATGAACAGTCTTACTGGTAAAGTAGCTGGTCTTCAAATCTCGAAATCAGGTGCAGGTGCAGGTGGTTCTGTAAAAGTAAACCTTAGAGGTAACAGATCTATTGCTGGAAATAACTCTCCATTGTATGTTGTAGATGGTATTCCTATGGGGGGTAGTGGAGCTACGCAGGCTAACTCATTGGAAGATCCAGGACGTGATGGAGGTGATGGTATCTCTAACTTGAACCCAGAAGATATTGAGAGTATTAACGTATTGAGAGGAGCAGCAGCATCAGCGCTTTACGGTTCTAGAGCAGCTAATGGTGTGATTTTGATTACGACTAAAAAAGGAGTAGCAGGATTCTCAAAAGTGACTTTCTCATCAAACTTTACTGCTGAGAGCATTTTGAAAGCACCAGAAATGCAAACAAAATATGCAGCAGATGGTTCGGCAGCAGCTTCTGATCCTTTGACTTTAGATAACTTCTTTGGAACAGGAACTAACTTTGTGAACTCTTTATCATTAACTCACGGTGGAGAGAAGTCACAACATTATTTCTCATATGCGAATACTTCAGCAACAGGTATTCTTCCTACAAATACATTTAGCAAGCATAACTTCACTTTCCGTCAAACAGCATCAATGTTTGATGATAAATTGGAAGTAAATGGTAGCGTGAATTATTTGAGCCAAAAAGGTCATAACAGACCAACGGTGGGTACACCAATGAATGCCATTGCTAGTGCTATGCTTTCTCCAAGAGCAGAGAGTCAATCAAATATGGAGAATAACTATGAAGTGTTCTCAGAAGCAAGAAACTTGAATGTTCAAAATTGGGGATATAATGATACTCAGTATTTAACAGATAATCCTTACTGGGTATTGAATAGAAACACAGTAGATGAAGGAAGAGAGCGTTATATCGTAAACGGTTCAGCAAAATATAACTTTGCTGAAGGAATTTGGGCACAAGCTCGTATCAACTTGGATAACTCTACTGATGTATGGGAAAAGAAAGCTTATGCTGGAACAAACCTTACTACAGTAGGCGAAAATGGTGGATATTACAGAGATGATTATAACAATCGTCAGGTATATGCAGATGCACTTTTCAACATTACAAAACAGTTTGGTGATGTATCATTTACAGGTCTTGCTGGTCTATCAATCTTAGATCAAAGAAATGATTTGAAACGTGTAGATACTGGTAGAGGTACATTGTTATTTGCAAACTATTTCTCGCCTGCAGGTCTTGATGGACAAAAAGTACAATACAGCGAGTTCAATAAGCAAGTACAATCAGTATTTGGAAGTGCTCAGTTTGGTTACAAAGACATGTTGTTCTTAGACCTTACAGCTCGTAATGACTGGTCTTCTACATTACAAGATGGTAATAATTCTTACTTATATCCTTCAGTTGGTTTGTCATCAGTACTTAATAATATGTTTGAACTTCCTGAGGCTATCTCATTGGCAAAAGTTAGAGCAGCATATACAGTATTGGGTAATGACGTAGCTATTGGAGCTACAAATGTTCGTCACAGAATCAACCCTTACACAGGTGTTCTTGAGAGAGCTTCTATTGGACCTTCGGAAGATGGATTGAAGCCTGAGCAATCTTCTTCTTTGGAGATTGGTGGTGAGCTTGGTTTATTCAACGACAGAATCTATGTTGATGTAAACTACTACAAGACGAATACAACGAATCAAATGTTGTTAGTCGATGCTCCTGCTGGTTCTAGCTATGACTTCGTAAGAGTGAATGCTGGTAACATTGAGAACAGTGGTATCGAAGTAATGTTGACAGCTATGCCTGTAGCTACTTCGGATTTCACTTGGAGTACGACAGTTAACTTCTCTAAAAACAAAAACGAAGTTATTGAGCTATTCTCTGACGATAAAGAAAGAATTGAGTGGTTGACAGACGGTAACAATGCAGCATACTCTTTAGGTTTGAAAGAAGGTGGTTCATTTGGTGATATTTATGGTTTCGATTTCAAAAGAACGGAGTCTGGAGAAATTGAAGTTGACGAAAATGGTAATCCACAAAGAGGTACTGAGCGTGTAAAGCTTGGAAACTCTAACCCTGATTTCTTACTAGGATGGAGCAACAGCTTGAAGTATAAAAACTTCAACTTGAATATCTTGATCGATGCTAGAATTGGTGGAGAGATCATGTCATTCACACAGTCATTCATGGATGCTAGAAAAACATCTCAAGCATGGGCTGATGCAATTGATAAAGGTACAGTTACTGTAGAAGGTAAGACATTTGATGCACAAGGCTACTATGATGTAGTTTCTGGTAGAGATGGTATTTCTTCACAGTATATCTACGACGCAACGAATATCAGATTGAGAGAGGTTTCATTTGGTTATACTTTCCCTAATAAGTTAGCCATTTTCGAAGATGTTTCTTTATCTGTTGTAGGTCGTAACTTATTCTTCTTTATGAATGATGCTCCTTCAGATCCAGAAGTGATTCCTTCGGCTGGAAATGGTATGCAAGGTCTTGACTATTTCGGTATTCCAGCTACAAGAAGTGTAGGCGCTAGCTTGAGAATGAGTTTCTAA